From Pseudopipra pipra isolate bDixPip1 chromosome 13, bDixPip1.hap1, whole genome shotgun sequence, a single genomic window includes:
- the RNF128 gene encoding E3 ubiquitin-protein ligase RNF128 isoform X2, translating into MKQVEQLWVFCLLLDFLILFNTTEAMSVMASVSLFYFNSTSNRTVFERCECGLYGFNSPRLSAQGLVSIPTSGNHQACDKNTEFTVTSEPWIALIERGNCNFTEKIQVATRKGATAAVIYNSQGKGNHPLVMLHPGAEKIVAIMIGNLKGMEILRRIQSGMRVTMVIEVGKKRSLSMNIFTILFISVSFFVVAAATLGCYVSYSARRLIVARAQSREQRRLRARAKKAIEEMQLRTLKEGDKEIGPDGDSCVVCFEQYKPNDVMRVLTCNHVFHKTCIDPWLLEHGTCPLCKCDILKVLGVEMDVETRSESVQASGSSGQRPLSTVTMVNEDDNLSETASSGYDSVQGPEESAQEAHAPSENDNTPPVNEESQPSTVTALSQGDNPGFEGDETPASEGRVVCEVTL; encoded by the exons ATGAAGCAAGTTGAGCAGTTGTGGGTTTTCTGTCTCCTgctggattttttaattttatttaacacTACAGAGGCAATGTCTGTGATGGCCTCTGTAAGTTTGTTCTATTTCAACAGCACCAGCAACAGGACTGTGTTTGAGCGCTGTGAATGTGGCCTGTATGGCTTCAATTCTCCTCGACTCAGTGCCCAGGGGCTTGTGAGCATTCCAACATCTGGGAATCATCAAGCCTGTGACAAAAATACTGAGTTCACTGTCACGAGCGAGCCGTGGATAGCACTGATCGAAAGAGGCAATTgcaattttactgaaaaaattcAGGTGGCAACCAGAAAGGGCGCAACAGCAGCAGTGATCTACAATTCACAGGGCAAAGGCAACCACCCCCTCGTGATGTTGCATCCTG GTGCTGAAAAGATTGTTGCAATTATGATTGGCAACCTGAAAGGCATGGAGATCCTGCGGCGGATTCAGAGCGGCATGAGAGTGACAATGGTCATCGAAGTGGGGAAGAAGCGAAGCCTCTCCATGAATATCTTCACCATCCTCTTCATCTCCGTGTCGTTTTTCGTTGTTGCAGCAGCAACCTTGGGCTGCTATGTCTCTTACTCTGCTCGGAGACTCATTGTTGCAAGGGCCCAGTCCAGGGAGCAG CGACGACTACGGGCCAGGGCTAAGAAGGCCATTGAAGAGATGCAGCTGCGCACCCTGAAGGAAGGGGACAAG GAGATTGGTCCAGATGGGGATTCCTGTGTTGTGTGCTTTGAACAGTACAAGCCAAATGACGTAATGCGTGTTCTGACTTGCAA CCATGTCTTCCACAAGACCTGTATTGACCCCTGGCTTCTGGAACACGGGACGTGTCCCCTGTGCAAATGTGACATCCTCAAAGTTTTGGGTGTTGAG atGGATGTAGAAACACGGTCTGAGTCTGTGCAAGCCTCAGGATCCAGTGGGCAGAGACCTCTATCCACTGTCACTATGGTTAATGAAGATGATAATCTCAGTGAGACAGCGTCATCTGGATATGATTCCGTACAGGGCCCAGAGGAATCTGCTCAGGAAGCACATGCACCATCAGAAA ATGACAACACACCTCCTGTAAATGAAGAATCCCAGCCCTCCACTGTGACTGCCCTTTCGCAGGGTGACAACCCAGGTTTTGAGGGAGATGAAACGCCAGCTTCTGAGGGCAGGGTCGTTTGTGAAGTCACGCTCTAA
- the RNF128 gene encoding E3 ubiquitin-protein ligase RNF128 isoform X1: MPSGAALLALAALLCAVPPPGPRGAAAAAAWTAWLNVSWESGADRNRSGWEAGESGLYGLDSPLQSAEGLLVLPDSPDAFNACNALTNFSGAPPPGGGSPGWLALIQRGGGCSFADKIRLAAERGAAAAVIYNYRGTGNEVLPMSHHGAEKIVAIMIGNLKGMEILRRIQSGMRVTMVIEVGKKRSLSMNIFTILFISVSFFVVAAATLGCYVSYSARRLIVARAQSREQRRLRARAKKAIEEMQLRTLKEGDKEIGPDGDSCVVCFEQYKPNDVMRVLTCNHVFHKTCIDPWLLEHGTCPLCKCDILKVLGVEMDVETRSESVQASGSSGQRPLSTVTMVNEDDNLSETASSGYDSVQGPEESAQEAHAPSENDNTPPVNEESQPSTVTALSQGDNPGFEGDETPASEGRVVCEVTL; this comes from the exons ATGCCGTCGGGGGCCGCGCTGCTGGCGCTGGCCGCGCTGCTTTGTGCCGTCCCGCCGCCCGGTCcccgcggggcggcggcggccgcggcctgGACCGCCTGGCTGAACGTGTCGTGGGAGAGCGGCGCGGACCGCAACCGGAGCGGGTGGGAGGCGGGCGAGAGCGGCCTGTACGGGCTGGACTCGCCGCTGCAGTCGGCCGaggggctgctggtgctgcccgACAGCCCCGACGCCTTCAACGCCTGCAACGCGCTCACCAACTTCAGCGGGGCCCCCCCGCCCGGCGGCGGCTCCCCGGGCTGGCTCGCCCTCATCCagcgcggcggcggctgctCCTTCGCCGACAAGATCCGCCTGGCCGCGGagcgcggcgccgccgccgccgtcaTCTACAACTACCGCGGCACCGGCAACGAGGTGCTGCCCATGTCCCACCACG GTGCTGAAAAGATTGTTGCAATTATGATTGGCAACCTGAAAGGCATGGAGATCCTGCGGCGGATTCAGAGCGGCATGAGAGTGACAATGGTCATCGAAGTGGGGAAGAAGCGAAGCCTCTCCATGAATATCTTCACCATCCTCTTCATCTCCGTGTCGTTTTTCGTTGTTGCAGCAGCAACCTTGGGCTGCTATGTCTCTTACTCTGCTCGGAGACTCATTGTTGCAAGGGCCCAGTCCAGGGAGCAG CGACGACTACGGGCCAGGGCTAAGAAGGCCATTGAAGAGATGCAGCTGCGCACCCTGAAGGAAGGGGACAAG GAGATTGGTCCAGATGGGGATTCCTGTGTTGTGTGCTTTGAACAGTACAAGCCAAATGACGTAATGCGTGTTCTGACTTGCAA CCATGTCTTCCACAAGACCTGTATTGACCCCTGGCTTCTGGAACACGGGACGTGTCCCCTGTGCAAATGTGACATCCTCAAAGTTTTGGGTGTTGAG atGGATGTAGAAACACGGTCTGAGTCTGTGCAAGCCTCAGGATCCAGTGGGCAGAGACCTCTATCCACTGTCACTATGGTTAATGAAGATGATAATCTCAGTGAGACAGCGTCATCTGGATATGATTCCGTACAGGGCCCAGAGGAATCTGCTCAGGAAGCACATGCACCATCAGAAA ATGACAACACACCTCCTGTAAATGAAGAATCCCAGCCCTCCACTGTGACTGCCCTTTCGCAGGGTGACAACCCAGGTTTTGAGGGAGATGAAACGCCAGCTTCTGAGGGCAGGGTCGTTTGTGAAGTCACGCTCTAA